GGAGTGCGAGGTCAAATGCCGATTCATATCCCACCAGTTCGGTAGGAACCTTCTTGCCGTCCGGGAGTCGACAAATGGGCAAGCCTCTGAGCTGACTCGCTTTAGTCAGAAGTAGTCCCTCTTCAACCACAGTACCGAGGGCGACGATTTTCTCGTCGTGGAAGAGGGACACGACGCTGGAGCGAAAGGGACGAATCATGCTCTCGTAAGGGGCCCGCGTTTCCTCCCCTTGCGACCAGCGGCGGGAAGGAAGGACTTGGACAGTGGCCGAGTTAGGATCAAACCGGGCGGGCAGATCGGGTTCTTCACTCACTCGACCTACGATTTTTCCATTCTTCAATGCCTGCAGCTCATCTCGCAAAACGGAACAGGAAGTGACGGAGAGAGGGAGAACTGCCCGAGCCCGGGAAGCACCAGATTCGGCCAGAGCTCGGCTGGGAACTTGTGTACTTCGAATAATTCCAATGAGCCGTCCTTCGAGATCGAAAAATGGGCCTCCTGAATCCCCGCCTTCACAGGCGCAATCGGTCGCGAACAGGCTCGACCAGGTGGCAATCACTTTCCCAAGCCGGACAGGTGGCGTGCGACCGGGCCGATAACCGCGGGGGTGCCCCAGTTTGATCACCGAATCCCCCACTTGAGGATCCGGTCCCTCCGGTTTCACGAACGGATATTTCCCGGGCTTGGTTAATCGCAGCAGAGACAAATCGTGAAAGACATCGGCTCCCAGGAGTTCTGCTTCGGCTTCCGTTCCATTCGAAAAGATAATATCTACTTTTGACCCTACCGGTAAAGCTCCGCACTGATCCATCGGATTGAATCGATGGCTGACGTGATACTGCGAAGCAATCAGCCCCTCTTCGGAAATAATGACTCCGGAACCCGCACTGGGTTGGCTTTTGAGATCGGAAGTTTTTTGCCCCCGGATAAAGACTACGGCGGGCATCACTTTTTCGACCACGGAACGAGTTCGCTTCTCGAGAGTGACCAAATGTTGATTGTCCGATTGTTTGGGGGGATCCGTGGCCGAGGCTCGTCCTAGAACCCCCAGAGTCAGTAGGACATAGATCGAGACGGCCCCGAAGCATCTTGTATGCTTCAGCGCGCAGCGGTCTGCAGGGACGTAGTACATAACGTCAATCTCCTAAAAAGGGAAACTAAAGAAACTGTGATGAAAACAATTGGGCTAGGCTCGCAGCCGAGTGACCGAGCTATTTTTTTTTGATCCAGGGTGCCAGCGGGGGAATAGTCTGGAAGATCTGCTGTTCTCGATAGTCACTCGGAGGATCAAATTGGAATGCGTCGGCAGGTATCTGTGGATTCCAGTCGAAGTTCGAATACTCTCGGATAATTGAATTGCTCTGCGACTGGGAACAAACTCGAATTCGCACGGGGTAGTGAGTTTTCGAATCGAGCCAGACGAGCCAATCGCCCTTCAATCCCAGAGCCGTGCCGTCGGTAATGGCATACCGGAAGGTCGTGCGGCTAGCGATGTTTTCAGATTGTTCGAAAACCGGCTTTTGTCGGATCAGCTCCTCCAACTGGTCTCGGAGATTCAATGACATGGTGTCGAACGGAGCAATCGCCCCGGTTCGTGCCGCTAGATCGACCGTTTGATAGGTCTTGTTGTAGCCGTTCAAAATGAGCAGACCGGCTTGTTCCCAATCTATGAGCCAGGCCATCTGAGCAGGACCTACTGTTTTGACCTGAACTTGTTTATCCCGGATGGTCACTTCGTCGATTTGATCGGCCATCGGCGAAGTCGTTTTGACTCGATATCGTACGCTCCCCGCTCGCTTGACTTTCTCCACGGCCTGACTGAAAGCAAATGCCGTATTTTGTCCACCCAGAGAGAGAATTATCACTAAGGCGGCTGCGATGGAGCCAACGGCAGCCAAACCGATGTAGTGCCTAATCTTACGCTGCCGGTTTTTTCGCGACTGAACAGCGATTTGTTGGTTGTGGACAGGTATCGCGATCGAACTAAATAAAGTCGCTGGTGGCGCCTCGGGTATCGGCAAGGATTGAACAGCTTCGATGGCTTGATCGAGTATATCAGGAGAACCAATTTCGTTACGTTCATTCATGGTAACATCTCCTTCTGCGGAGCAAATGACAAGAGTTTTTCTTTCAGAATCGCCCGCGCTCGATGCAACAGCACGCCGACGTGAGAAGTAGTCAGTCCCAATTCTGCCGCTGCCTGCTGATTGGTCAGCCCTTCCAGACAGACACGGCAAAATACTTCGGCCTGAACAGAATCGATCTCCGCCAAGGCTATTCGCAAGTGGTCCGCCAGCTCTGTTGCCTGGGCCTGTTGCCCGGGTTCAAAAAGAGAAGGATCCTTGGGTAAGTTAACGGGCAGAGTTTGGGTTCGCTGCCGAACTCGAATCCGGCTCCGCAAAAGCATGAGTGCTTGGCGGGTCGCCAGCACCGAAAGGGTCGAAGGCCAATTTCGAATGTTTTCTTTAGCTTCGAACTCGACGGCCGCCAGAAAGGTCTTTTGACAGGCATCTTCCGAGTCGGCCTGATTTCCCAGTACGCGATAGGCACAACGCCAAACCAGGGCGCCATGCTCGCGAATGATAGCAGTCCAGTCCGTCATCCGATTTCCGCCACAAGACTATCCGGTTAGGCAATAGAGATGTTGCCGCAGAACCGGAGCACATTACAACCATTTTCAGAAAAAGAATTCATTTTGTTATCTGGTATCGCTCTGCATTACACAGTTGAGGCCCAAAAGAATCAGATAATTTCTGGGATGAGTAGATATTCTCAAGGAGGGTAAACATTCGAATGATATAAAACCTGTAAAACTACAGATTTTTTCCTGTTCAAAATCGTGTGTTTGAAACCGAGAAAAGG
The genomic region above belongs to Telmatocola sphagniphila and contains:
- a CDS encoding RNA polymerase sigma factor — translated: MTDWTAIIREHGALVWRCAYRVLGNQADSEDACQKTFLAAVEFEAKENIRNWPSTLSVLATRQALMLLRSRIRVRQRTQTLPVNLPKDPSLFEPGQQAQATELADHLRIALAEIDSVQAEVFCRVCLEGLTNQQAAAELGLTTSHVGVLLHRARAILKEKLLSFAPQKEMLP
- a CDS encoding LolA family protein — encoded protein: MNERNEIGSPDILDQAIEAVQSLPIPEAPPATLFSSIAIPVHNQQIAVQSRKNRQRKIRHYIGLAAVGSIAAALVIILSLGGQNTAFAFSQAVEKVKRAGSVRYRVKTTSPMADQIDEVTIRDKQVQVKTVGPAQMAWLIDWEQAGLLILNGYNKTYQTVDLAARTGAIAPFDTMSLNLRDQLEELIRQKPVFEQSENIASRTTFRYAITDGTALGLKGDWLVWLDSKTHYPVRIRVCSQSQSNSIIREYSNFDWNPQIPADAFQFDPPSDYREQQIFQTIPPLAPWIKKK